In the Shewanella sp. OMA3-2 genome, one interval contains:
- a CDS encoding S41 family peptidase — MKLRRSVLSCMIALGCVSAFSSMVQASNGYYRAPALHDNTLVFTAEGDLWKTQLNSQVASRLTTQAAEETDASISQDGKWIAFSANYEGATEVYVMPMAGGVAKRVSFENSRIRLQGWTATGDILYSTDNAFGPANYWVLKTINPNTLAVTDLPLADAIEGVIDAKGEYVYFTQFGLQASGDNAKVYRGGAKGEIWRYRLGQDKEAQQLTTQHEGSVRQPMLWQDRVYFISDASGNDNIWSMALTGDDIKQHSQYSDWQVRDAKLHQGKVVFQQGADIKLFDLATNKDSVVEVELSSDFPHRREHWVNDPMDFATSTRLSPKGDQVVITARSHVAIANKDDRRLVQIASAPDSRVRDALLSKNGKWVYGISDASGEQEIWQFPADGSEGAKQLTKDGNTLRTSLTLSPSGRYLAHDDYMGNVWLLDLTNNKNSKIAVNGEGLGPYQDIIWSPDSEYIALTKAEIGKQRPQIVLYSVNESKAQTLTSDKYESFSPSFSLDGNWLYFLSNRDFHATPSSPWGDRNMGLVFDKRTQVFALALNKKALFPFAKTTELSIQNDKDAEDKVEKADIKLEWQGLAQRLWQVPVESGNYSHLQQSKSGLYVIDSVNDKSALKWIKFDNVAPKAKVFADDVAEFTLADDQSTLLLRKQANPKELLIVDAGEKLPTDVSQAKVKTDQWQLRISPMQEWQQIFEDAWLMHRDQFFDTQMRGLDWQATKAKYLPLLQRVTERNELNDIFEQMMGELNSLHSQVRGGDMAQDADAAKSASLGARLNLTTKGIEIAHIYQNDPELPSQASPLARIEVDAQVGDIIKAINGKPVANLGDVAQLLRNQANKQVLLTLERGRNQHKTVVLPTDTNTDATLRYLDWVQHNQAKVTQASKGEFGYLHLYAMGSGDIESFAREFYTNYDKPGLIIDVRRNRGGNIDSWIIEKLLRKAWAFWKPTHGSANTNMQQTFRGKLVVLADQMTYSDGETFSAGIKALGIAPLIGKQTAGAGVWLSGRNSVADNGMARVAEYPQYAMDGRWVVEAHGVEPDIEVSNLPHATYQGEDAQLEKAISYLKEQLIQSPYQPLKVLPLPKTGKADDIKTN, encoded by the coding sequence ATGAAACTTCGTCGCTCAGTATTAAGCTGCATGATTGCCTTAGGTTGTGTCAGTGCATTCTCATCTATGGTGCAGGCCAGTAATGGTTATTATCGCGCCCCCGCACTACATGACAACACCTTAGTCTTTACCGCTGAAGGGGATTTATGGAAAACCCAGCTTAATAGCCAAGTTGCCAGTCGGTTAACCACTCAGGCAGCGGAAGAAACCGATGCCAGTATTTCCCAAGACGGTAAATGGATTGCATTTAGCGCCAACTATGAAGGCGCCACTGAAGTGTATGTTATGCCTATGGCGGGCGGAGTGGCTAAACGAGTCAGTTTCGAAAACTCGCGGATAAGATTACAAGGTTGGACAGCCACAGGTGACATTCTGTATTCCACTGACAACGCCTTTGGTCCAGCAAACTATTGGGTATTAAAAACCATTAATCCTAATACGTTAGCTGTGACTGACTTACCCCTTGCCGATGCCATAGAAGGGGTGATAGATGCTAAAGGCGAATATGTTTATTTTACCCAATTTGGCCTGCAAGCCAGTGGCGATAACGCCAAAGTGTATCGTGGCGGTGCTAAAGGTGAAATTTGGCGTTACCGTTTAGGTCAGGATAAAGAAGCCCAGCAATTAACCACTCAGCATGAAGGGTCTGTACGTCAACCTATGTTGTGGCAGGACAGAGTGTATTTTATTAGTGATGCATCGGGTAATGACAATATTTGGTCTATGGCATTAACCGGAGACGACATTAAGCAGCATAGCCAATATAGTGATTGGCAAGTCAGAGACGCTAAGTTGCATCAGGGTAAAGTGGTATTTCAGCAGGGTGCTGATATCAAACTATTTGATCTCGCCACTAATAAAGACTCCGTTGTGGAGGTTGAATTAAGCAGTGACTTTCCCCATCGACGTGAGCACTGGGTCAACGACCCAATGGATTTCGCTACTTCAACTCGCTTAAGCCCTAAAGGCGATCAAGTGGTGATTACGGCGCGCAGCCATGTTGCTATTGCTAATAAAGATGATCGTCGCTTAGTGCAAATAGCGTCAGCCCCCGATAGCAGGGTACGTGATGCATTACTGAGTAAAAATGGTAAATGGGTGTACGGCATCAGTGACGCCTCTGGCGAACAAGAAATATGGCAATTTCCAGCCGATGGTAGCGAAGGTGCAAAACAGTTAACTAAAGATGGCAACACGCTACGTACCAGTTTAACGCTATCACCAAGTGGTCGATACTTGGCCCATGACGATTATATGGGCAATGTGTGGTTATTAGATTTAACCAACAATAAAAATAGTAAAATTGCCGTTAATGGCGAAGGTCTAGGGCCATATCAAGATATTATCTGGTCACCAGACAGTGAATACATCGCATTAACTAAAGCCGAAATTGGCAAACAACGCCCGCAAATTGTGTTGTATTCGGTTAATGAATCTAAAGCGCAAACATTGACATCAGATAAGTATGAGTCATTCTCGCCAAGCTTTAGCTTAGATGGCAACTGGTTGTATTTTCTATCAAACCGTGATTTCCATGCTACCCCAAGTTCGCCCTGGGGCGACAGAAATATGGGCCTGGTATTTGATAAACGCACTCAAGTGTTTGCCCTCGCATTAAACAAAAAAGCACTATTCCCGTTCGCTAAAACCACCGAGCTATCAATACAAAATGATAAAGATGCTGAAGATAAAGTTGAAAAAGCGGATATTAAGCTTGAATGGCAAGGACTGGCGCAGCGATTATGGCAAGTACCTGTAGAGTCAGGTAATTACAGTCATTTACAGCAATCAAAATCAGGTTTGTATGTTATTGATAGTGTGAACGATAAAAGCGCCTTAAAGTGGATTAAGTTCGATAATGTGGCCCCAAAAGCCAAAGTATTTGCCGACGATGTAGCCGAGTTTACCCTAGCAGATGATCAATCCACTTTATTACTGCGCAAGCAAGCCAATCCTAAAGAGTTATTGATTGTCGACGCAGGCGAGAAGCTACCCACTGATGTGAGTCAGGCGAAGGTGAAAACCGATCAATGGCAACTGCGCATTTCACCTATGCAAGAATGGCAGCAAATATTTGAAGATGCGTGGTTAATGCACCGAGATCAATTTTTTGATACTCAAATGCGTGGACTCGATTGGCAAGCAACTAAAGCCAAGTATCTGCCTTTGTTGCAAAGGGTCACTGAACGTAATGAACTGAACGATATATTTGAGCAAATGATGGGCGAGCTAAATTCGCTGCACTCGCAAGTTCGCGGTGGCGATATGGCGCAGGACGCAGATGCGGCTAAATCAGCCTCACTGGGTGCGCGTTTAAACCTGACGACTAAAGGTATTGAAATAGCGCATATTTATCAAAACGATCCTGAGTTACCTAGCCAGGCTTCACCATTAGCCCGTATCGAAGTTGATGCTCAAGTCGGCGACATTATTAAAGCTATTAATGGTAAACCCGTGGCTAATTTAGGGGATGTTGCACAGCTATTGCGTAACCAAGCCAACAAACAAGTGTTATTAACTTTAGAGCGTGGCAGAAATCAACACAAAACCGTGGTGTTACCAACCGACACCAACACTGATGCTACATTGCGTTATTTAGATTGGGTGCAACATAATCAAGCTAAAGTCACTCAAGCATCAAAAGGGGAGTTTGGCTATTTGCATTTGTACGCTATGGGCTCGGGTGACATCGAAAGTTTTGCCCGTGAGTTTTATACCAACTACGATAAACCTGGCTTAATTATCGATGTTCGCCGCAATAGAGGTGGTAATATTGATAGTTGGATTATTGAAAAGCTATTACGTAAAGCATGGGCATTCTGGAAGCCAACCCATGGCAGTGCCAATACTAATATGCAGCAAACCTTCCGCGGCAAACTGGTGGTACTGGCTGATCAAATGACTTACTCAGATGGTGAAACCTTCTCTGCGGGAATTAAAGCCCTAGGTATCGCGCCATTAATTGGTAAGCAAACAGCAGGTGCAGGTGTGTGGTTATCGGGTCGTAACAGTGTTGCTGACAATGGTATGGCAAGGGTTGCTGAGTATCCACAATATGCAATGGACGGTCGCTGGGTAGTTGAAGCCCATGGTGTGGAACCTGATATTGAAGTGAGCAACTTACCCCATGCCACCTATCAAGGTGAAGATGCGCAATTAGAAAAAGCCATCAGCTATTTAAAAGAGCAGCTAATACAAAGTCCTTATCAACCGTTAAAAGTGCTCCCATTACCTAAAACAGGTAAGGCGGATGATATTAAAACGAATTAA
- a CDS encoding sigma-70 family RNA polymerase sigma factor: MTPNQSETLELDVSLVNAQSDEHLMLAYQAGDIKAFEVLYTKHKGPLYRYFVRQLHDNALAEDLYQEVWGKVIKAAVNYQVSAKFTTWLYKIAHNLIIDHVRAVKPLDDTQELAEDQTMDSFSAAPQVEPDSQLQQQQQARLLQTCIDLLPAVQKEAFLLNVELGLTASVISDIAQVTVEATKSRIRYAYQSIKSCVTQKLQAV, translated from the coding sequence ATGACACCAAATCAGAGTGAAACCCTTGAGTTAGATGTAAGCCTTGTCAATGCGCAAAGCGATGAACACTTGATGTTAGCTTATCAAGCGGGCGATATAAAAGCATTTGAGGTGCTTTATACTAAACATAAAGGACCGCTATACCGTTATTTTGTGCGTCAGCTACACGATAACGCCTTGGCGGAAGATTTATATCAAGAGGTTTGGGGTAAGGTAATTAAAGCGGCGGTAAATTATCAGGTCAGCGCTAAATTTACCACCTGGCTCTATAAAATTGCCCATAACTTAATTATTGATCATGTACGAGCGGTAAAGCCTTTGGATGACACACAAGAGTTGGCAGAAGATCAAACTATGGACAGCTTTAGCGCTGCACCACAGGTAGAGCCAGATAGCCAATTACAGCAACAACAGCAAGCGAGATTATTGCAAACCTGTATTGATTTGTTACCAGCGGTACAAAAAGAAGCATTTTTGCTCAATGTTGAATTAGGACTTACCGCATCGGTTATTAGCGATATTGCACAGGTGACAGTGGAAGCGACTAAAAGTCGTATTCGCTACGCTTATCAAAGTATTAAATCTTGCGTTACTCAAAAACTACAGGCGGTATAA
- a CDS encoding vWA domain-containing protein, with translation MTNFTPLWLLKNKQPQNQLSPNQTSQQIILGAKRSIGILLLSAIGFMGCQQKVELEPATRIIPEPIAAPEPIIAPEQVIAPLAGDEAASYSLAHASADASAHQTKSAWVKSTIRTHQTASEQYPIGSTANRTGAIDNFAAYAQNGNMVTAETPVSTFSIDVDTASYTTMRQQINRAILPLKNSVRVEELLNYFDYDYPIPNINEVPFSINTELAPSPYNQDAKLLRIGIQGFKLTADQIKAKNLVFLIDVSGSMSAADKLPLLQQALIMLTQSLTSQDRVSIVVYANGVHKVLDGAKGNNTKQIQQALNDLQASGGTNGGKGLALAYDLAHQHFIDQGINQVLLATDGDFNLGMTSQAELINYVSQQREKGIGLTTLGFGLGSQSAQFNDVLLEQLANQANGQYAYIDNLNEARKVLHDQLSQTLDIIASDVKIQVEFNPAIVSEYRLIGYENRQLQREDFNNDKVDAGEIGAGHNVTAIYELRYHDSDSLMHEPLRYKQKREPSSGEVPKPFTRNEIAFLKLRYKPFSGGKLAVNDSQLISQPIYADIEVKDIQQASDDFRFAAAVAGFGQLLNHNHYVHNTDYAKLIALAKTGLGEDNFGYRHEFVQLMRTAKLLVEQGVEQQEGFYDK, from the coding sequence ATGACGAATTTTACTCCATTATGGCTTTTGAAAAATAAACAGCCACAAAACCAGCTATCACCTAATCAAACATCACAGCAGATTATTTTAGGCGCAAAGAGGTCTATAGGCATATTACTGCTTAGCGCTATTGGGTTTATGGGATGTCAGCAAAAAGTTGAGTTAGAACCTGCTACCAGAATAATTCCAGAGCCAATAGCTGCCCCTGAACCAATAATAGCCCCGGAGCAAGTGATAGCGCCGTTAGCCGGAGATGAAGCCGCGTCCTACTCGTTAGCCCATGCTAGCGCTGATGCGTCTGCACATCAGACTAAATCGGCATGGGTTAAATCAACAATACGTACTCATCAAACCGCTTCTGAACAATATCCTATCGGATCAACTGCAAACCGTACTGGGGCAATAGATAATTTTGCTGCCTATGCGCAAAATGGCAATATGGTCACGGCAGAAACACCGGTATCGACATTTTCAATTGATGTTGATACAGCAAGTTATACCACCATGAGACAACAAATAAACCGCGCAATATTACCGCTTAAAAACAGTGTTCGGGTGGAAGAGTTACTGAATTACTTTGATTATGACTACCCTATACCAAACATAAATGAGGTGCCTTTTAGTATTAATACAGAACTCGCCCCCTCGCCGTATAATCAAGATGCAAAGCTTTTACGCATCGGTATTCAAGGGTTTAAGTTAACTGCAGATCAAATTAAAGCTAAAAACTTAGTATTTCTAATCGATGTTTCAGGCTCAATGTCTGCAGCAGATAAGTTACCTTTATTACAACAAGCATTAATTATGTTAACGCAATCATTAACGTCACAAGACAGAGTATCGATTGTGGTGTATGCCAATGGCGTTCATAAAGTGCTGGATGGCGCCAAGGGAAATAATACCAAGCAAATACAGCAGGCGTTAAATGATCTTCAAGCCAGCGGTGGCACCAATGGGGGGAAAGGGTTGGCATTAGCCTATGATTTGGCTCATCAGCATTTTATTGATCAAGGTATTAATCAGGTGTTACTGGCTACCGATGGTGACTTTAATCTTGGCATGACTAGCCAAGCAGAATTAATAAACTATGTTTCTCAACAGCGAGAAAAGGGGATCGGCTTGACCACATTAGGGTTTGGTTTAGGCTCGCAGTCGGCCCAATTTAATGATGTTTTATTAGAGCAGCTTGCCAATCAAGCCAATGGTCAGTACGCCTATATCGATAACCTCAATGAAGCGCGAAAAGTGCTACATGATCAATTATCACAAACCCTCGATATCATAGCGTCTGATGTTAAAATTCAAGTCGAGTTTAATCCCGCCATCGTGTCTGAATACCGTTTAATCGGCTATGAGAATCGTCAATTACAACGCGAAGATTTTAATAACGATAAAGTCGATGCTGGCGAAATTGGCGCAGGCCATAACGTGACTGCTATTTACGAGCTACGCTATCACGACAGTGATAGTTTGATGCATGAGCCATTACGCTATAAACAAAAGCGTGAGCCGAGTTCAGGGGAGGTGCCTAAGCCATTTACCCGTAATGAAATTGCATTTTTAAAGCTGCGTTATAAACCTTTTTCAGGGGGGAAACTCGCGGTAAATGACAGTCAGTTAATCAGTCAGCCTATTTATGCCGATATCGAAGTTAAAGATATTCAACAAGCCAGTGATGATTTTAGGTTTGCCGCTGCAGTAGCGGGCTTTGGGCAACTACTTAATCATAATCATTATGTGCATAATACGGATTATGCTAAGTTGATAGCACTCGCTAAAACGGGACTAGGCGAAGATAATTTTGGCTATCGACATGAGTTTGTTCAATTAATGCGTACCGCTAAATTATTAGTTGAACAGGGTGTGGAGCAACAAGAGGGCTTTTACGACAAGTAA
- the purE gene encoding 5-(carboxyamino)imidazole ribonucleotide mutase — protein sequence MQALVAVVMGSKSDWPTMEAAAEIMDKLQVPYHVEVVSAHRTPDKLMDFASTAVDKGYKVIIGGAGGAAHLPGMIASKTRLPVLGVPVQSKALSGMDSLLSIVQMPKGIAVGTLAIGTAGAFNAGLLASQILAITDSALAARLDAFREEQTRTILDNPDPREA from the coding sequence ATGCAAGCCCTTGTTGCTGTAGTTATGGGTTCTAAAAGTGATTGGCCAACCATGGAAGCTGCGGCTGAAATTATGGATAAGCTCCAGGTGCCTTATCATGTTGAAGTTGTTTCAGCTCACCGTACTCCAGACAAGCTGATGGACTTTGCCAGTACAGCTGTCGACAAAGGTTACAAAGTGATTATTGGCGGCGCGGGTGGTGCGGCTCATTTACCTGGCATGATTGCTTCAAAAACACGTTTACCTGTTCTGGGTGTCCCAGTACAAAGTAAAGCGCTATCAGGCATGGACAGTTTATTATCTATCGTGCAAATGCCAAAAGGTATTGCGGTAGGGACTTTGGCGATTGGTACCGCGGGTGCATTTAATGCAGGCTTATTAGCCAGCCAAATCCTTGCGATAACCGACAGTGCATTAGCTGCTCGACTTGATGCATTTCGTGAAGAACAAACTCGCACGATATTAGACAATCCAGATCCGAGAGAAGCGTAA
- the purK gene encoding 5-(carboxyamino)imidazole ribonucleotide synthase — protein MSQQHTVWVLGNGQLGAMLSHAGQPLAIDVRPVDIMAPTGKTLPIDASHVITAEREQWPESSTSLQLSTHPHFINGPVFGRLADRFTQKSLLDELNVATSPWQLVDEKVQADDLHQAYGDRVLLKRRTGGYDGKGQHWLKQAEATSIPNDWRNEAIAEQAINFDEEVSLVGVRTQDGRCLFYPLTLNLHQDGILMASIAPLARLSHLQDEAESMLSTIMNGLEYVGVMAMECFRIGEHLLVNELAPRVHNSGHWTQTGCHISQFELHLRALCHLPIHTPQVNFQCVMVNLIGIEKDDRWLSLPNAELFWYNKEVRPGRKVGHLNLSVHNTEALNETISQLKLWMPEQYQAPLDWILAEFA, from the coding sequence ATGAGCCAACAACATACTGTTTGGGTTTTAGGTAATGGTCAATTGGGTGCCATGCTCAGCCATGCAGGGCAGCCTTTAGCGATAGATGTTCGCCCGGTTGACATAATGGCGCCAACAGGCAAGACCTTACCCATTGATGCATCACACGTTATTACTGCTGAACGTGAACAATGGCCAGAATCAAGCACTAGCTTACAACTCAGCACTCATCCACACTTCATCAATGGTCCTGTATTTGGGCGCTTAGCTGATCGCTTCACTCAAAAAAGTCTACTTGACGAACTCAATGTCGCGACATCTCCTTGGCAGCTAGTTGACGAAAAAGTACAAGCCGACGACTTACACCAAGCTTATGGCGATCGCGTGCTATTAAAGCGCCGCACTGGTGGTTATGACGGCAAAGGTCAACACTGGTTAAAGCAAGCTGAAGCAACTAGCATTCCCAATGACTGGCGCAATGAAGCCATTGCTGAGCAAGCGATTAATTTTGATGAAGAAGTGTCTTTAGTTGGCGTGCGAACTCAAGATGGCCGCTGCTTGTTTTACCCTTTGACATTAAATTTACATCAAGACGGTATTTTAATGGCGTCGATTGCACCATTAGCTCGCCTTAGTCATTTGCAAGATGAAGCTGAAAGCATGCTTTCAACCATTATGAATGGCCTTGAGTATGTCGGTGTAATGGCTATGGAATGTTTCCGCATAGGAGAACATTTACTGGTTAATGAACTGGCTCCACGCGTTCATAATTCAGGGCATTGGACACAAACGGGTTGCCATATTAGTCAATTTGAATTGCATTTACGTGCTTTATGTCATCTGCCAATTCATACACCGCAAGTCAACTTTCAATGTGTCATGGTGAACTTAATTGGCATTGAAAAAGATGACCGCTGGTTAAGTCTGCCTAACGCTGAACTGTTTTGGTATAACAAAGAGGTTCGCCCTGGTCGTAAAGTGGGTCATTTGAACCTATCAGTGCATAATACTGAAGCGTTAAATGAAACCATAAGCCAATTAAAATTATGGATGCCAGAGCAATACCAAGCACCACTTGATTGGATATTAGCTGAATTTGCTTAG
- a CDS encoding methyl-accepting chemotaxis protein, with protein MKTTFQKSIHRKLLVPILLTFVPFLVIVSFLDNDMTKASVFGLLIGLLLCQLAIGLWSMDHYLQVRLAKLHQYLQLVVSTEKAPVGPLKDIESDELALITNDLSQFIEGLKVILDAIRLDAKAFKLGANVLTEQMHHAEGSVDKSIQENQQITLSLQEITHTATELSTNASKLKSTSAEVHQLLQIGNKDAIENQTAMTALASGIESMVNDVSLLNNDSLKIGKVLEVIKSIAEQTNLLALNAAIEAARAGEQGRGFAVVADEVRALAHRTQESTVEIQTIVEQLQTKAKNAVNGISESQRISHESVEQCQRVTRAFKDIEAAYSLLDNVASNMTYSIQGQQTSTESINQRANEISRLSQEVSQGLKVVVESAQIQSKTSYKLEQVLGRVCV; from the coding sequence ATGAAAACGACATTCCAAAAATCGATACACCGTAAGCTATTAGTACCTATTTTATTAACCTTTGTCCCTTTTTTAGTCATTGTCAGTTTTCTAGATAATGACATGACTAAGGCAAGTGTATTTGGCTTATTGATTGGATTACTATTATGCCAGCTGGCAATTGGGCTGTGGTCAATGGATCATTATTTACAAGTACGTTTGGCTAAATTACATCAGTATTTACAACTCGTCGTGAGTACAGAAAAAGCGCCAGTAGGGCCACTTAAAGATATTGAATCTGACGAACTTGCATTAATCACTAATGACTTAAGCCAGTTTATTGAAGGCCTTAAAGTGATACTCGATGCTATAAGGCTTGATGCTAAAGCTTTCAAGCTAGGGGCGAATGTATTAACCGAACAAATGCATCATGCCGAAGGTTCAGTCGATAAAAGCATTCAAGAAAACCAGCAAATTACCCTATCACTGCAAGAAATTACCCATACCGCTACTGAATTATCAACTAATGCAAGTAAGTTAAAATCAACGTCTGCAGAAGTGCATCAATTACTGCAAATTGGCAATAAAGACGCTATTGAAAATCAAACCGCAATGACGGCTTTAGCCAGTGGAATTGAAAGCATGGTCAATGATGTTAGTTTATTGAATAACGACAGTTTAAAGATAGGTAAGGTGCTTGAAGTGATTAAGAGTATTGCTGAGCAAACTAACTTACTTGCATTAAATGCCGCTATTGAAGCTGCGCGAGCTGGAGAACAAGGGCGAGGTTTTGCCGTGGTTGCCGATGAAGTTCGTGCACTTGCACATCGCACTCAAGAGTCAACTGTGGAAATACAGACCATTGTTGAGCAGCTGCAAACTAAAGCTAAAAATGCCGTTAATGGCATTAGCGAAAGTCAACGTATTAGCCATGAAAGTGTTGAACAGTGTCAACGTGTCACTCGCGCTTTTAAAGATATTGAAGCAGCCTATAGCCTACTAGACAATGTGGCCAGTAATATGACGTATAGCATTCAAGGTCAGCAAACCTCAACTGAAAGCATAAATCAACGAGCCAATGAAATATCACGCCTGAGCCAAGAAGTGTCTCAAGGGTTAAAAGTGGTTGTCGAAAGTGCTCAAATTCAAAGTAAAACTTCCTACAAGTTAGAACAAGTACTTGGGCGAGTCTGTGTATAG
- a CDS encoding transglycosylase SLT domain-containing protein: MKPFLCMVSLCSVIVLSGCATSPPAEPENLCSIFQEHRSWYEAAVDTREKWGVPVHIPLAMMYQESSFKHNAAPPMEYFLGFIPTGRASDAYGYAQAKTMTWDDYVRETGNSWSSRSNFDDAMDFMGWFIYKTNKINGVSKWDAKNQYLNYHEGWGGYKRGSYKAKKWLTPVAQKVDDRARRYAQQYQTCKDDLDSSWLWRLFFG; the protein is encoded by the coding sequence ATGAAACCGTTCTTATGCATGGTCAGTTTGTGCAGTGTAATTGTATTATCCGGTTGTGCGACATCTCCTCCTGCCGAGCCTGAAAACCTTTGCTCCATTTTTCAAGAACATCGTTCATGGTATGAAGCTGCGGTTGATACCCGTGAAAAATGGGGCGTGCCTGTCCATATACCTTTAGCCATGATGTATCAAGAAAGTTCATTCAAGCATAATGCCGCTCCACCAATGGAGTATTTTTTAGGCTTTATTCCTACGGGGCGTGCCAGCGATGCATATGGTTATGCGCAGGCTAAAACCATGACCTGGGATGATTATGTGCGAGAAACAGGTAACTCTTGGTCTAGTCGCAGTAACTTTGATGATGCGATGGACTTTATGGGCTGGTTTATATATAAAACCAATAAGATTAATGGCGTGTCGAAATGGGATGCGAAAAACCAGTATCTAAATTACCACGAAGGTTGGGGGGGGTATAAACGCGGTTCCTATAAAGCCAAAAAATGGTTAACGCCAGTCGCTCAAAAAGTTGATGATCGTGCTAGGCGCTATGCTCAGCAATATCAAACATGTAAGGACGATCTTGACTCTTCATGGTTATGGCGGCTTTTCTTCGGCTAA
- the gshA gene encoding glutamate--cysteine ligase, whose protein sequence is MKSFNEIVDQLGDSEGREALLGMLRGIEREALRIEDNGQLAQDLHPQALGSALTHSRITTDYSEALLEFITPVHNNIDALLEELTQTHAYTVRNLNGQKLWPVSMPCYVGDVKNIPVAQYGVSNNGLMKTLYRKGLTHRYGALMQIISGVHFNFSVSAELWQRLFDRKLSNHPQMRSDSLSRCEFISESYFGLIRNYRRLVWVLPYLFGSTPALCSSFVKDQTVDFDFKKIGKGTLYLPYATSLRMSDLGYTNKEQDTLNISYNSLPEYLSGVQAAIKMPSKKFEQIGVHVDGEYRQLNHNILQIENEFYSPIRAKRVTKAGEKPSQALMRAGVEYIEVRALDVNPFSPVGIDATQVRFLDLFLLYCLLSPSALTDGQGEKEIAANLKAVVLEGRKPGLLLKQNGQDIDIKVWLTNLFADLSPLATLLDGEHGYSYQNALTHWAGAIEDPSQTLSGRVLNEIITKNVDHGDWVKQLANNYHEFLCTYPLSHDTEQQYRDEAESSLSKQQQIESESMPNFDVFLQEYFKEVASPELYSGCKA, encoded by the coding sequence TTGAAATCTTTCAATGAAATTGTCGACCAACTTGGCGACAGCGAAGGGCGCGAAGCCTTACTCGGTATGCTTCGTGGTATTGAGCGTGAAGCTTTGCGTATCGAAGATAATGGCCAGTTGGCACAAGATTTACACCCACAAGCTTTAGGCTCTGCATTAACACATTCAAGGATAACCACTGATTACAGTGAAGCTTTACTTGAATTTATTACCCCTGTGCACAATAACATTGATGCGTTACTCGAAGAGTTAACGCAAACTCATGCCTACACAGTGCGAAATTTGAATGGCCAAAAATTATGGCCCGTTAGCATGCCTTGTTATGTTGGCGATGTGAAAAACATTCCGGTGGCGCAGTACGGTGTGTCAAATAACGGCCTGATGAAAACCCTTTACCGTAAAGGCTTAACCCACCGTTACGGTGCGTTAATGCAAATTATTTCAGGGGTGCATTTTAACTTTTCAGTGTCAGCGGAATTATGGCAACGTTTATTTGACCGCAAATTGTCTAATCATCCGCAGATGCGTTCAGACTCATTAAGTCGCTGTGAGTTCATTTCTGAATCTTATTTTGGTTTGATCCGAAATTATCGCCGTTTAGTGTGGGTATTGCCGTATTTATTTGGCTCTACTCCAGCCTTATGTTCATCGTTTGTGAAAGATCAAACCGTTGATTTTGATTTTAAAAAAATCGGTAAAGGTACGCTTTATTTACCTTATGCAACTTCATTACGCATGAGTGATTTAGGCTATACCAATAAAGAGCAAGATACACTGAATATCAGTTATAACTCATTACCTGAGTATCTTTCTGGCGTGCAAGCTGCGATTAAAATGCCATCGAAAAAGTTTGAACAAATTGGTGTACATGTGGACGGCGAATACCGTCAGCTAAACCATAATATTTTGCAAATTGAGAATGAGTTTTACTCGCCTATTCGCGCAAAACGGGTAACTAAAGCAGGTGAAAAACCTTCACAGGCACTGATGCGTGCCGGCGTTGAATATATTGAAGTACGGGCACTGGATGTTAATCCATTTAGTCCAGTGGGTATTGATGCGACTCAAGTGCGCTTTTTAGATTTATTCTTACTGTATTGTTTATTGTCACCGTCAGCACTGACAGATGGCCAAGGTGAAAAAGAGATTGCTGCTAACCTAAAAGCAGTTGTATTAGAAGGGCGTAAGCCTGGATTATTGCTTAAGCAAAATGGCCAGGACATTGACATTAAAGTGTGGCTAACCAATTTATTTGCCGATCTGTCTCCGCTAGCCACTTTGTTAGATGGTGAGCATGGCTACAGTTATCAAAACGCATTAACTCATTGGGCAGGTGCGATTGAAGATCCTAGTCAAACACTTTCTGGCCGTGTGCTTAATGAAATTATCACTAAAAATGTTGATCATGGTGACTGGGTTAAACAACTCGCTAATAATTATCATGAGTTTTTATGCACTTATCCATTAAGTCATGATACTGAACAGCAGTATAGAGATGAGGCCGAATCATCACTAAGCAAGCAGCAACAAATAGAATCCGAGTCTATGCCTAATTTTGATGTATTCCTACAAGAGTATTTTAAAGAAGTCGCTTCGCCAGAGTTGTATAGTGGCTGTAAAGCATAA